One genomic region from Arthrobacter sp. YN encodes:
- a CDS encoding transporter substrate-binding domain-containing protein, with the protein MNNVSATQRTKRALPAVVLTAALMLAVTACSPTGNASTSGPSGGAAAGGTGVPALEVNQAAVELLPESIKASKVLRVAIPTNEQPTQFYREGTQEMTGTNPDVARLIGEALGVTVDIQVANFDSIIPGLAANRYDMTVSSMTPTEKRMEVLDFVDYMQIGNAIAVPQGNPAGIKDETALCGKKVGLLTGSYQLTVNVPDYDAACAAAGKNAIQKSEFQDTRQAISALTSGRLDTVLADSPILNFAATQNPQIEIARTYEFAPVGVGMPKESGLVKSVSAALDAVIKSESYTKVLGKYGLETSAITEARVNFAQ; encoded by the coding sequence ATGAACAATGTCTCAGCCACTCAGCGAACCAAACGTGCCTTACCTGCCGTCGTCCTGACGGCAGCGCTCATGCTGGCGGTGACGGCTTGCAGCCCCACCGGCAACGCATCGACGTCGGGCCCGTCCGGCGGTGCCGCCGCAGGAGGCACCGGCGTGCCCGCGCTGGAAGTCAACCAGGCCGCCGTCGAGCTTCTGCCGGAGTCCATCAAGGCGTCCAAGGTACTGCGCGTGGCCATCCCCACCAACGAGCAGCCGACGCAGTTCTACCGTGAAGGCACGCAGGAAATGACCGGAACCAACCCGGACGTGGCCCGTCTCATCGGCGAGGCACTGGGTGTCACAGTGGACATCCAGGTGGCCAACTTCGACTCCATCATTCCCGGCCTGGCGGCCAACCGCTACGACATGACTGTGTCCTCCATGACCCCCACGGAGAAGCGCATGGAAGTCCTGGACTTTGTTGACTACATGCAGATCGGCAACGCGATCGCCGTACCCCAGGGCAACCCGGCAGGCATCAAGGATGAAACCGCGCTCTGCGGCAAGAAGGTAGGGCTGCTCACTGGTTCCTACCAGCTGACCGTGAACGTTCCTGACTACGATGCTGCCTGCGCTGCAGCCGGCAAGAACGCCATCCAGAAGAGCGAATTCCAGGACACCCGGCAGGCGATCTCCGCGCTGACCAGCGGACGCCTGGACACGGTCCTGGCCGATTCGCCCATCCTGAACTTCGCTGCCACCCAAAACCCGCAGATCGAGATTGCCCGGACGTATGAATTCGCTCCTGTAGGGGTGGGCATGCCCAAGGAATCCGGCCTGGTGAAATCCGTCTCCGCCGCCCTGGATGCCGTGATCAAGAGTGAGTCCTACACCAAGGTCCTCGGGAAATACGGGCTGGAGACCAGCGCCATCACCGAAGCCCGCGTCAACTTCGCCCAGTAA
- a CDS encoding amino acid ABC transporter permease has product MQKQPSVPDTKEPVTAGSSDSIPVVPLKHPVRLVLAVVLILVALSAAWDVAVNERYRWDVVASYLFAPQILAGAGLTILLTVVSMTVGIALGTLLAIMRLSENPILSTISRGYIWFFRGTPLLVQLIFWYNIAALYPVIAFGLPFGGPSVVLGSANVLISPLGAALLGLSLNEAAYMAEIIRGGIGSVDKGQYDAARALGMSGGKLMNRVILPQAMRVVLPPTGNQVISMLKGTSLVSVLAISDLLYSAQIIYANNYQTIPLLIVASVWYLLMTTVLSFFQNKLERRYGRGFDSAPRRTRKPKTRTA; this is encoded by the coding sequence ATGCAAAAGCAACCCTCAGTTCCCGATACCAAGGAGCCGGTTACAGCGGGTTCGAGTGATTCGATTCCCGTGGTGCCACTGAAGCATCCGGTCCGTTTGGTCCTGGCAGTGGTTCTCATCCTGGTGGCGCTCAGCGCCGCGTGGGATGTGGCCGTGAACGAACGGTACCGGTGGGACGTGGTGGCGTCCTACCTGTTCGCTCCGCAAATCCTGGCCGGTGCCGGGCTGACCATCCTGCTGACGGTGGTGTCCATGACGGTCGGCATAGCGCTGGGTACGCTGCTCGCCATCATGCGGCTCTCCGAGAACCCCATCCTGAGCACCATCAGCCGCGGCTACATCTGGTTCTTCCGGGGCACGCCACTGCTGGTCCAGTTGATCTTTTGGTACAACATTGCGGCCCTCTACCCGGTCATTGCCTTCGGGCTTCCGTTCGGTGGACCGTCCGTGGTCCTGGGCTCCGCGAACGTCCTGATTTCCCCGTTGGGGGCAGCCCTGCTGGGGTTGTCCTTGAACGAGGCCGCCTACATGGCGGAGATCATCCGCGGCGGCATCGGTTCCGTGGACAAGGGCCAGTACGACGCCGCCCGCGCTTTGGGTATGAGCGGCGGAAAGCTCATGAACCGGGTGATCCTGCCGCAGGCCATGAGGGTGGTGCTGCCGCCCACCGGCAACCAGGTCATCTCCATGCTGAAGGGCACGTCCCTGGTGAGCGTCCTGGCGATCTCGGACCTGCTCTACTCGGCGCAGATCATCTATGCGAACAACTACCAAACCATTCCGCTGTTGATCGTTGCCAGCGTCTGGTACCTGCTCATGACCACCGTCCTGAGCTTCTTCCAAAACAAACTCGAACGCAGGTACGGCCGCGGTTTCGACTCAGCACCGCGACGGACCCGCAAGCCCAAGACAAGGACAGCATGA
- a CDS encoding amino acid ABC transporter ATP-binding protein — protein sequence MTTAMVEARGVRKNFGVIEILKGIDLRVEKGSVTCLIGPSGSGKTTFLRCINHLEKVDAGRLYVDEHLVGYTERNGKLYEMKERQTARSRLNAGMVFQRFNLFPHMTVLENIIEAPVHVLGRPRREVVVEAQALLDRVGLGNRGHSYPQELSGGQQQRIAIARALAMKPKLMLFDEPTSALDPELVGEVLDVMKSLAEAGMTMVVVTHELGFARQVADQVVFMDGGVVVESGPPEQVLGSPRHERTKAFLSKVL from the coding sequence ATGACTACTGCCATGGTGGAAGCCCGGGGAGTCCGGAAGAACTTCGGTGTTATCGAAATCCTGAAAGGCATTGACCTCAGGGTTGAAAAGGGATCCGTGACCTGCCTGATTGGCCCGTCCGGTTCCGGCAAGACCACGTTCCTGCGGTGCATCAACCACCTTGAAAAAGTTGATGCCGGCAGGCTCTACGTCGACGAGCACTTGGTGGGCTACACCGAGCGCAACGGGAAGCTCTACGAGATGAAGGAGCGCCAAACTGCCCGGTCACGGCTCAACGCGGGCATGGTGTTCCAGCGTTTCAACCTCTTCCCGCATATGACCGTACTGGAGAACATCATCGAAGCACCGGTGCATGTCCTTGGGCGGCCCCGCCGTGAGGTGGTGGTGGAAGCGCAGGCCCTGTTGGACCGTGTTGGTTTGGGCAACCGCGGACACTCCTATCCGCAGGAGCTTTCCGGCGGGCAGCAGCAGCGGATCGCGATTGCCAGGGCGCTGGCCATGAAGCCAAAACTGATGCTCTTCGACGAGCCCACGTCCGCGCTTGACCCCGAGTTGGTGGGCGAAGTCCTGGACGTCATGAAATCCCTGGCGGAGGCCGGAATGACCATGGTGGTGGTCACGCACGAGCTTGGCTTCGCCCGACAGGTAGCCGATCAAGTGGTGTTCATGGACGGCGGCGTCGTGGTGGAAAGCGGCCCGCCCGAGCAAGTGTTGGGCAGCCCCCGGCACGAACGCACCAAGGCGTTCCTCTCCAAAGTTTTGTAA
- a CDS encoding RidA family protein, whose product MTRLQVATDLAPSPAGPYSQAIVANGLLYTAGQTPHDPITDERVGITIEEQTIQAMENLGHVLGAHGLDFSHVIKATVHLHHPRRDFDGFNAIYEKYVVAPYPARTTVGSFLGDFLVEIDVVASIP is encoded by the coding sequence ATGACCCGTCTCCAAGTCGCCACGGACCTGGCACCAAGCCCGGCCGGCCCTTACTCCCAGGCAATTGTGGCCAACGGGCTCCTGTACACCGCCGGCCAGACGCCGCATGATCCCATCACGGACGAGCGCGTGGGGATCACCATCGAGGAACAGACCATCCAGGCCATGGAGAACCTGGGTCACGTCCTGGGCGCGCACGGACTGGACTTCTCCCACGTGATCAAGGCCACTGTCCACCTGCACCACCCTCGTCGCGACTTTGACGGCTTCAACGCCATCTACGAAAAGTACGTCGTAGCCCCATACCCGGCGCGGACCACCGTGGGTTCTTTCCTGGGTGACTTCCTGGTGGAGATCGACGTCGTGGCGTCCATCCCGTAG
- a CDS encoding RNA polymerase sigma factor, whose amino-acid sequence MSVQTMPCPNRGDPAPAEPLSDQQLLAMVRGGDVAAFGELFIRYRRVGGFVARAESDNPSDAADIVGEAFAAVFQAIIEGRGPVESFRPYLLTTIRRMAHRKNQMSARLVLADSSTVAARAFAGDDHVLGTHETIILVHAFRELPRRWQDVLWYVDVEGLKPAQAGPLLGLTPNALSALAMRAREGLRQMYLQKHVGEPTIQSCAPYLRHFGRYVRNGLSGNAQAKIRRHTDQCTHCSAVLAELRELQASMGANAKGQPALGDVFVGGD is encoded by the coding sequence ATGTCAGTCCAAACAATGCCCTGCCCAAACCGCGGTGACCCCGCTCCTGCAGAACCACTGAGCGACCAACAGCTGCTGGCGATGGTGCGGGGAGGTGATGTTGCCGCCTTCGGCGAGCTGTTCATCCGGTACCGGCGGGTGGGAGGTTTCGTGGCCCGCGCGGAATCAGACAACCCAAGTGACGCCGCAGACATAGTGGGTGAAGCGTTTGCCGCCGTCTTCCAAGCGATCATCGAGGGCAGGGGTCCTGTGGAGTCGTTCCGGCCCTATCTCCTGACCACCATACGCAGGATGGCCCACCGAAAGAACCAGATGTCCGCCCGGCTGGTCCTCGCTGACTCCAGCACGGTGGCTGCCCGGGCCTTTGCCGGCGACGATCACGTCCTGGGGACCCACGAGACCATCATTTTGGTGCACGCCTTCCGTGAACTTCCCAGGCGCTGGCAGGATGTGCTCTGGTATGTGGACGTTGAGGGCCTCAAGCCGGCACAAGCCGGCCCGTTGCTGGGGTTGACCCCGAACGCCCTGTCCGCCTTGGCCATGCGTGCACGCGAGGGGCTCCGGCAAATGTACCTGCAGAAACATGTGGGCGAGCCCACCATTCAGTCCTGTGCACCCTATCTGAGGCATTTCGGCAGGTATGTCCGCAACGGTTTGAGCGGAAATGCGCAGGCCAAAATAAGGCGGCACACGGATCAATGCACCCACTGTTCAGCCGTCCTGGCGGAACTCCGGGAGCTTCAGGCTTCCATGGGCGCCAACGCCAAGGGCCAGCCGGCGTTAGGCGACGTCTTTGTCGGGGGCGACTGA